A region from the Prevotella melaninogenica genome encodes:
- a CDS encoding DUF6452 family protein yields MNYRKIRHIVSSISTFVLLFGGLSWLSSCSDIDCPVTNGVRANYVVQGDTLHDTLTISAIRKNRTDTILLNKQVNTTKFSLPMSYSGDSDKLRFVFKSKAGVTTIDTVTISKTNISHFESVDCPPVFFHTLTAVSAKGTRISQIEISNPNVDYDGTKEHILISFTNP; encoded by the coding sequence ATGAACTATAGAAAAATCAGACATATAGTAAGCAGTATCAGTACCTTTGTACTTCTTTTTGGAGGACTAAGTTGGCTGAGTTCTTGTTCTGACATAGACTGTCCTGTAACCAATGGTGTTCGGGCTAATTATGTTGTTCAGGGTGATACTTTGCATGATACACTTACTATCTCAGCTATACGTAAGAACAGGACCGACACCATTCTATTGAACAAACAGGTCAATACGACGAAGTTTAGTTTACCGATGAGTTATAGTGGTGATAGCGATAAATTACGCTTTGTATTCAAGAGTAAGGCAGGTGTGACAACGATAGATACAGTAACAATATCGAAGACGAATATAAGTCACTTTGAGAGTGTTGATTGTCCTCCAGTATTCTTCCATACCCTTACAGCTGTTTCGGCAAAAGGTACGCGTATAAGTCAGATAGAAATCAGTAATCCTAACGTTGATTATGATGGTACGAAAGAGCATATACTTATCAGTTTTACTAATCCTTAA
- a CDS encoding glycosyltransferase family 2 protein produces MDISVIIPLYNEEESLPELYAWIQRVMNANGFTYEIIFINDGSKDRSWDVIEELHHKDAEHVHAIKFRRNYGKSPALYCGFNAAKGDVVITMDADLQDSPDEIPELYRMIMEEKYDLVSGYKQKRYDPLTKTIPTKLFNATARKISGVHNLHDFNCGLKGYRRDVVKNIEVYGEMHRYIPYLAKEAGFARIGEKVVHHQARKYGKSKFGINRFFNGYLDLLTLWFLTNFGKKPMHVFGLMGSFMFFIGFIAFLWLIVEKVVMLVNGVYGDLLSNHASFFIALVAMILGTQLFLAGFIGDLISRSNPKRNDYQIEKEI; encoded by the coding sequence ATGGATATATCAGTAATTATTCCTCTTTATAATGAGGAAGAAAGTCTACCAGAATTATACGCGTGGATTCAGCGCGTAATGAACGCTAACGGTTTCACGTATGAAATAATATTTATCAATGACGGCTCTAAAGACAGGAGCTGGGATGTTATTGAGGAATTGCATCATAAGGATGCAGAACACGTTCATGCCATAAAATTCCGCCGTAACTACGGTAAGAGTCCAGCACTCTATTGTGGTTTTAATGCTGCAAAAGGGGATGTTGTCATAACGATGGATGCTGATTTACAGGATTCTCCTGATGAGATACCCGAGCTTTATCGTATGATAATGGAGGAGAAATACGACCTTGTCAGTGGCTATAAGCAGAAGCGTTATGACCCATTGACAAAGACTATACCTACAAAGCTTTTCAATGCTACGGCACGTAAGATTAGCGGTGTGCATAATTTGCACGACTTTAACTGTGGTTTAAAGGGTTATCGTCGTGATGTTGTAAAGAATATTGAGGTGTATGGAGAGATGCACCGTTATATCCCTTATCTTGCTAAAGAGGCTGGATTTGCACGTATCGGCGAGAAGGTTGTACACCATCAGGCACGTAAGTATGGCAAATCAAAGTTTGGTATTAATCGTTTCTTTAATGGTTATCTGGACTTATTGACACTCTGGTTCCTTACTAACTTTGGTAAGAAGCCAATGCATGTCTTTGGTCTGATGGGATCGTTTATGTTCTTCATTGGTTTTATTGCATTTCTTTGGTTGATTGTTGAGAAGGTGGTAATGCTTGTGAATGGCGTTTATGGAGATTTGCTTTCAAATCATGCTTCGTTCTTCATTGCACTCGTTGCGATGATTTTAGGTACACAGCTCTTCCTTGCCGGTTTTATAGGCGACCTTATCAGTCGTAGTAATCCAAAGCGGAATGACTATCAGATTGAGAAAGAAATATAA
- a CDS encoding DUF4199 domain-containing protein has translation MINEDFKQLTAYARYDGIYLAIIWVASFACLLGMTVLPVLAQFSFLLSLSTPFFVAYRLKVFREEGRNGVISFRRALFYCLRVFFNSAIIFSLLQWLYMEYLDKGKLLMMVTNIYSSNEGKSLLAAIGIPYKQFITALSEAFQPFSLAASSFVYAVILGGFFSLFIAAIMSKKVKNQPS, from the coding sequence ATGATTAATGAAGATTTTAAACAACTGACAGCTTATGCTCGTTATGATGGTATTTATCTTGCTATCATTTGGGTGGCAAGTTTTGCGTGCTTATTGGGTATGACTGTTCTACCAGTTTTGGCACAATTTAGTTTCTTACTCTCTCTCTCGACACCTTTCTTTGTAGCTTATCGACTGAAGGTTTTTCGTGAGGAGGGACGCAATGGAGTTATCTCTTTTCGTCGTGCTCTGTTCTATTGTTTACGTGTTTTCTTTAATTCTGCAATTATCTTCAGTTTGTTGCAGTGGCTTTATATGGAGTATCTCGACAAAGGGAAATTACTCATGATGGTTACTAATATCTATTCCAGTAACGAAGGTAAAAGTCTTCTTGCGGCTATAGGTATTCCATACAAACAGTTTATTACGGCATTGTCTGAAGCTTTCCAACCATTCTCTTTGGCTGCCAGCAGTTTTGTATATGCAGTGATATTGGGTGGTTTTTTCTCGCTATTTATTGCAGCAATTATGTCTAAAAAAGTAAAGAATCAACCATCATAA
- the groL gene encoding chaperonin GroEL (60 kDa chaperone family; promotes refolding of misfolded polypeptides especially under stressful conditions; forms two stacked rings of heptamers to form a barrel-shaped 14mer; ends can be capped by GroES; misfolded proteins enter the barrel where they are refolded when GroES binds), with product MAKEIKFDTDARELLKSGVDQLANAVKVTLGPKGRNVVIGKKFGAPQITKDGVTVAKEVELEDNFENAGAQLVKSVASKTGDDAGDGTTTATILTQAIVTEGLKNVTAGANPMDLKRGIDKAVDKVVEHIKNSAEVVGDNYDKIEQVATVSANNDPEIGKLLADAMRKVSKDGVITIEESKTRETSIGVVEGMQFDRGYLSGYFVTDTDKMECDMENPYILLYDKKISNVKDFLPILQPAAESGRPLLVIAEDVDSEALTTLVVNRLRAGLKICAVKAPGFGDRRKAMLEDIAVLTGGVVISEEKGLSLDKATLEMLGTAKKVTISKDNTTIVDGAGEKEAIKNRVAQIKNEIAASTSSYDKEKLQERLAKLSGGVAVLYVGANSEVEMKEKKDRVDDALCATRAAMEEGVVVGGGTTYIRAQEALKDLKGENADEQTGINIVCRAIEEPLRQIVANAGGEGAVVVNNVREGKGDYGYNARKDVYEDLRAAGVIDPAKVSRVALENAASIAGMFLTTECLIVDKVEDTPAMPAAPGMGGMM from the coding sequence ATGGCAAAAGAGATAAAATTCGATACAGATGCGCGTGAACTCTTGAAGAGTGGTGTAGACCAGTTGGCAAACGCAGTAAAAGTAACACTCGGTCCTAAGGGACGTAATGTTGTTATTGGTAAAAAGTTTGGTGCTCCTCAGATCACTAAAGATGGAGTCACCGTTGCTAAGGAAGTAGAACTTGAAGATAACTTCGAGAATGCTGGTGCACAGCTCGTTAAGAGTGTTGCAAGCAAGACTGGTGACGATGCTGGTGATGGTACGACAACAGCAACTATCCTTACACAGGCTATCGTTACTGAAGGGTTGAAGAATGTTACAGCTGGTGCTAACCCAATGGATCTCAAGCGTGGTATTGATAAGGCAGTAGATAAGGTAGTTGAACATATCAAGAACTCAGCAGAGGTTGTTGGTGATAACTATGATAAGATTGAACAGGTTGCTACTGTAAGTGCCAATAATGACCCGGAAATTGGTAAGTTGCTTGCAGATGCTATGCGTAAGGTTTCTAAAGATGGTGTTATCACTATTGAGGAGAGCAAGACCCGTGAGACAAGTATTGGAGTTGTTGAGGGTATGCAGTTTGACCGTGGCTACCTTTCTGGTTACTTCGTAACAGATACAGATAAGATGGAGTGTGATATGGAGAACCCATATATTCTCCTCTATGATAAGAAGATTTCAAATGTTAAGGACTTCCTTCCAATCCTCCAGCCAGCAGCTGAGAGTGGTCGTCCATTGTTGGTAATTGCAGAGGATGTTGATTCTGAGGCTCTGACAACATTGGTTGTTAACCGTTTGCGTGCAGGTTTGAAGATTTGTGCAGTAAAGGCTCCTGGCTTTGGCGATCGTCGTAAGGCAATGCTTGAGGATATCGCAGTATTGACAGGTGGTGTGGTTATTAGTGAGGAGAAGGGTCTTTCTTTGGATAAGGCTACTCTTGAGATGCTCGGTACAGCTAAGAAGGTTACTATCTCTAAGGACAACACAACTATTGTTGATGGTGCTGGTGAGAAGGAAGCTATCAAGAATCGTGTAGCTCAGATTAAGAATGAGATTGCTGCCTCAACAAGTTCATACGATAAGGAGAAATTGCAGGAACGTTTAGCTAAGCTCTCCGGTGGTGTAGCTGTTCTCTACGTAGGTGCTAACTCTGAGGTAGAGATGAAGGAGAAGAAGGACCGTGTTGACGATGCACTTTGCGCTACTCGTGCTGCAATGGAAGAGGGTGTTGTTGTAGGTGGTGGTACTACTTACATCCGTGCTCAGGAAGCATTGAAGGACCTTAAGGGTGAGAATGCAGACGAGCAGACTGGTATCAATATCGTTTGTCGTGCTATTGAGGAGCCTCTCCGTCAGATTGTTGCTAATGCTGGTGGCGAAGGTGCAGTGGTAGTAAACAATGTTCGTGAGGGTAAGGGTGACTATGGTTACAATGCTCGCAAGGATGTTTATGAGGATCTTCGTGCTGCAGGTGTTATCGACCCAGCTAAGGTGTCTCGTGTTGCACTTGAGAATGCTGCTTCAATCGCAGGTATGTTCCTGACAACTGAGTGCCTCATTGTTGATAAGGTTGAGGATACTCCAGCTATGCCAGCTGCTCCGGGCATGGGCGGTATGATGTAA
- a CDS encoding co-chaperone GroES, producing MTIKPLADRVLVLPAQAEEKVGGIIIPDTAKEKPQRGKVVAVGNGTKDEEMILKVGDEVLYGKYAGTELENDGEKYLMMRQSDVLAVVE from the coding sequence ATGACAATTAAACCTTTAGCAGACAGAGTCCTCGTGCTTCCAGCACAGGCAGAAGAAAAAGTTGGTGGTATTATTATTCCTGATACTGCCAAGGAAAAACCACAGCGTGGCAAAGTTGTTGCCGTTGGTAATGGTACCAAGGATGAGGAGATGATTCTCAAGGTTGGCGATGAGGTCCTCTATGGTAAGTATGCTGGTACTGAGCTTGAGAATGATGGTGAGAAATATTTAATGATGCGCCAGAGCGACGTGTTGGCAGTTGTTGAGTAA
- a CDS encoding DNA alkylation repair protein produces the protein MKQITKTITSELQALSNAEKREIFPRFFKTGKGEYGEGDRFLGVTVPNIRAIAKQYKNISLNEIRELIQSEWHEVRLCALLIMVEKSKKKDETLRQQLFDLYLSQTDRINNWDLVDLSCRFIVGEYLLNKSRDILYQLAQSPLLWDNRIAIVSTYAFIRKGQLEDTYALSDIMMHHPHDLMHKAIGWMLRETGKRNPERLYDYVMNHRADMPRTMLRYAIEKFSPTERSVLMKRV, from the coding sequence ATGAAACAGATTACTAAGACTATTACAAGTGAACTTCAAGCACTGTCAAATGCTGAAAAACGAGAGATTTTCCCGAGGTTCTTTAAGACTGGCAAAGGAGAATATGGAGAAGGCGACCGCTTCTTAGGTGTCACTGTTCCCAATATCAGAGCTATTGCCAAGCAATACAAGAACATTTCCTTGAACGAAATACGAGAACTGATACAATCAGAATGGCATGAGGTACGCCTCTGTGCTTTGCTTATTATGGTGGAGAAAAGCAAGAAAAAAGATGAGACCTTACGTCAACAGCTATTTGATCTCTACCTTTCTCAAACCGATAGAATTAACAACTGGGACCTTGTTGACCTATCTTGCCGCTTCATTGTAGGAGAATACCTACTCAACAAATCACGTGATATTCTTTATCAGTTAGCTCAAAGTCCACTACTATGGGATAATCGCATCGCCATCGTTTCAACCTATGCTTTCATTCGTAAAGGACAGTTAGAGGATACCTATGCACTGAGCGATATAATGATGCACCACCCACACGACCTCATGCACAAAGCTATTGGCTGGATGCTTCGTGAAACAGGTAAACGTAATCCTGAGCGTCTTTATGATTACGTTATGAACCATCGAGCAGACATGCCACGCACTATGTTACGTTATGCGATAGAGAAGTTTTCACCTACAGAGCGGTCCGTTCTCATGAAGCGTGTATAA
- a CDS encoding sugar phosphate nucleotidyltransferase yields MKPTLLLLAAGMGSRYGGLKQLDELGPNGETIMDYSIYDAIQAGFGKIVFVIRKDFEEQFRSQVLSKYEGHIPAELVFQSIDALPEGFSVPEGREKPWGTNHAVLMAKDVIKEPFCVINCDDFYNRDCFKVIGKFLADLPEGARDKYAMVGFRVGNTLSENGTVARGICSTDAEGNLTTVVERTEIERRDGEIKYKDDNGEWVAVDENTPVSMNVWGFTPDYFDYSEAYFKEFLSDPKNMENKKSEYFIPLMVNKLINDGTSTVKVLDTTSKWFGVTYAADRQSVVDKIQSLVDEGVYPAKLF; encoded by the coding sequence ATGAAACCTACATTATTACTCCTTGCGGCAGGTATGGGAAGCCGCTACGGCGGGCTGAAGCAGCTCGACGAATTAGGTCCTAATGGTGAGACCATTATGGACTATTCTATCTATGATGCAATTCAGGCAGGATTTGGTAAGATCGTCTTCGTTATCCGTAAGGATTTTGAGGAGCAGTTCCGCAGCCAAGTTCTTTCAAAGTATGAGGGTCATATCCCTGCAGAACTCGTATTCCAAAGCATTGATGCACTGCCAGAAGGATTCTCTGTACCAGAAGGTCGTGAGAAGCCATGGGGTACAAACCATGCTGTTTTGATGGCAAAGGATGTTATCAAAGAGCCTTTCTGCGTTATCAACTGCGATGACTTCTACAACCGCGACTGCTTCAAGGTTATTGGTAAGTTCCTTGCTGACCTCCCAGAGGGTGCAAGAGATAAGTATGCAATGGTTGGTTTCCGCGTAGGTAACACGCTGAGCGAGAATGGTACTGTTGCTCGTGGTATCTGCTCTACAGATGCTGAAGGAAACTTGACAACAGTTGTTGAGCGTACAGAGATTGAGCGCCGTGATGGAGAAATTAAGTATAAAGACGATAACGGTGAGTGGGTTGCTGTAGATGAGAATACTCCTGTATCTATGAACGTATGGGGTTTCACACCAGACTACTTTGATTATAGCGAGGCTTACTTCAAGGAGTTCCTCTCTGATCCAAAGAACATGGAGAATAAGAAGTCTGAATACTTCATCCCATTGATGGTAAACAAGCTCATCAACGATGGCACATCAACAGTAAAGGTACTCGACACTACCAGCAAGTGGTTTGGCGTTACATACGCTGCTGACCGTCAGAGCGTGGTTGACAAGATTCAGTCATTGGTTGACGAGGGTGTATACCCTGCTAAATTATTCTAA
- a CDS encoding DHH family phosphoesterase: MELNLLNQEEIATLRNLLSNATNIVICAHKSPDGDATGSSLAWMHYLKQIGKTNVKICMPDATPDFLHWLPGHNSVIRYDRRPKEVEKAFKEADLVCCLDFNQNSRVDAMQEVLESSTAPRLLIDHHLEPETNNALTVSHPEMSSTCEIVFRLISQLDGYEKMTTQCASCIYCGMMTDTGGFTYNSSRPEIFYIIGQLLAKNIDKDEIYNRVFHNYSTNALRLRAHIILNKMKVIEELHASYYTVTKEEMAQFHFIKGDMEGLVNIPQQIKGLKLSISLREDTEKPKTVLVSLRSCNGFHCQPMATKFFNGGGHADASGGRLNCTIEEAEQIAIKAILYYKEELK, from the coding sequence ATGGAATTAAACCTACTGAATCAAGAAGAAATTGCAACATTACGCAACCTTCTATCCAATGCGACAAATATCGTAATCTGTGCTCATAAGTCGCCTGATGGTGACGCAACAGGTTCGTCGCTGGCATGGATGCACTATCTTAAACAGATTGGCAAGACCAACGTTAAGATATGTATGCCTGACGCTACACCCGATTTCTTGCATTGGCTTCCAGGACATAATTCCGTTATTCGTTATGACAGACGACCAAAGGAGGTTGAGAAGGCGTTTAAGGAAGCTGACCTCGTTTGCTGTCTTGACTTCAACCAAAACTCACGTGTAGATGCAATGCAAGAGGTTTTGGAGTCTTCCACAGCCCCTCGCCTACTCATCGACCACCACTTAGAACCTGAAACAAACAACGCATTGACAGTCTCACATCCAGAAATGTCAAGTACATGTGAGATTGTCTTCCGTCTGATTAGTCAGTTAGATGGCTACGAGAAGATGACAACCCAATGTGCGTCCTGCATTTATTGTGGTATGATGACCGACACAGGTGGTTTCACCTATAATTCGTCACGCCCAGAGATATTCTATATTATCGGTCAGCTTCTTGCAAAGAACATTGATAAGGACGAGATTTATAACCGTGTTTTCCATAACTACTCTACCAATGCCCTCCGCCTCCGTGCACACATCATCCTCAACAAGATGAAGGTGATTGAGGAGTTGCACGCATCCTATTATACCGTAACAAAGGAAGAAATGGCACAATTCCATTTCATTAAGGGCGACATGGAAGGACTGGTTAACATCCCACAGCAGATAAAAGGGCTCAAACTAAGTATATCTTTGCGCGAAGACACAGAGAAGCCAAAGACCGTACTTGTGAGCCTTCGATCCTGCAATGGCTTCCATTGTCAGCCAATGGCTACAAAGTTCTTCAATGGTGGAGGTCATGCTGATGCTTCTGGAGGAAGATTGAACTGCACCATCGAAGAAGCTGAACAGATTGCTATTAAAGCTATCTTATATTATAAAGAAGAGTTGAAATAA
- a CDS encoding nitroreductase family protein encodes MNILELSQKRFSARKYSDTPVSEEDLRYILEVTRMAPSSVNKQPWKFVIVKSEEARKKLQECYDREWFKSAPLYIICMREVEKNWIRQEDNKQHGDIDVAIATEHLCLAATERGLGTCWVCNFNVAKLKETFLYSGYEPVAIIPIGHPVDDCPMNEKKRKPLEEIIDII; translated from the coding sequence ATGAATATTTTAGAACTATCCCAAAAGCGTTTTTCCGCACGTAAGTACAGCGACACACCTGTGTCAGAAGAGGACTTAAGATATATCCTTGAGGTGACACGTATGGCACCATCATCTGTAAACAAACAGCCATGGAAGTTCGTTATCGTGAAGTCAGAAGAGGCACGAAAGAAACTACAAGAATGTTACGACCGTGAATGGTTCAAGTCGGCACCACTCTACATCATTTGTATGCGTGAGGTTGAAAAGAACTGGATACGCCAAGAGGATAACAAGCAGCATGGTGATATCGACGTAGCCATTGCAACAGAACATCTCTGCTTAGCTGCAACAGAACGTGGTTTAGGCACTTGTTGGGTATGTAACTTCAATGTTGCCAAACTGAAAGAAACCTTCCTATATTCAGGTTATGAACCGGTTGCCATCATTCCTATCGGTCATCCTGTTGATGACTGTCCAATGAATGAGAAGAAAAGGAAGCCATTAGAAGAAATAATAGACATTATATAA